From Candidatus Binatia bacterium, one genomic window encodes:
- a CDS encoding xanthine dehydrogenase family protein molybdopterin-binding subunit: MAAAEPKLPEQLPVTQPRHVGKDSPRMEDPLMVTGKVEYGNDIRAPGMLHAAILRSPHAHALIKSIDASRAEKLPGVAAVLTGKEVKSWSRPVFGVPEGWTGYALAVEKTHWVGEPVAVIAATDRYIAEDALELIEVEYEPLETVADALKAVTGEGPYVLEGKQSNVAYDRKFSFGDVPGSFAAADVIVRERFRWHRSSGNPIETCVCIADWNPVTGMLTLRGSHRSPHLILPALVISLGVSSQQVRIIQSPLGGSFGVKTFARYVILISLMAKKLKGRAVKWTEDRIEHLIGSSTHAWDRHYECALALKQDGTVTGMKMELIDDLGAFSEWLAIGMLLKPLLCLGSCYRIPNVEYACKGLVTNKTPQGPLRAFGLPPHFWVLEQLLDVAAKKLGLERNEIRRRNFIKKEEFPYVSPSGNVYDSGDYEGSLKLLLEKSGYDRLLKEQEKARSEGRLVGLGVVSSIEPGLTGPPMLALAAPRIFSRTSSPEGILVRIDGFGKLIAELGFPPGGQSQHSFVRQILADYFGVELEDVQVITVDSLSMQPSTGPISSSMAIALTGAVLGAAARLADKLKRVAAVMLEARADDIELLDGQFRVRGVPGKTLAAAQVSQFMMARPDLLPEGIDGNPEATYVWNPPDRTIPDERGFGRYSVTAAGAQHLCMVEVDRATGQVKILKYVMVDDCGVRLNPSVVRGMLMGGMAHGVGAALLEEYVYDENGQMLTSSYMDYLLPTIMEVPAAEEHEMCTPSPIAPLGVKGVGEGALHTTPAAVLCAVNDALEPLGIRITEAPMSPLRVWKALQGASR, from the coding sequence AGCCCGCACGCGCACGCTTTGATTAAATCCATCGATGCGTCCCGCGCCGAAAAACTTCCCGGCGTGGCCGCCGTGCTGACCGGTAAAGAGGTTAAGAGTTGGTCGCGTCCCGTGTTCGGCGTCCCCGAGGGCTGGACGGGATACGCACTGGCGGTAGAAAAAACCCATTGGGTGGGGGAGCCCGTGGCGGTGATTGCGGCCACCGACCGCTACATTGCGGAAGACGCGCTCGAACTGATCGAAGTCGAATACGAACCCTTGGAGACGGTGGCCGATGCGCTCAAAGCAGTGACGGGAGAAGGACCGTATGTCCTGGAAGGCAAACAGAGCAACGTCGCCTATGATCGTAAATTTTCCTTCGGCGATGTGCCAGGCTCTTTCGCCGCCGCGGACGTGATCGTGCGCGAGCGCTTTCGCTGGCATCGCAGCAGCGGCAATCCGATCGAAACTTGTGTTTGCATCGCGGACTGGAATCCGGTTACCGGGATGCTGACCTTGCGCGGCAGCCACCGCTCGCCTCACCTCATCCTGCCGGCGCTGGTGATTTCCCTGGGAGTTTCCTCGCAGCAAGTGCGCATCATCCAATCGCCGTTGGGCGGCAGCTTCGGGGTCAAGACCTTCGCGCGCTACGTGATCCTCATCTCGCTGATGGCGAAAAAGCTCAAAGGCCGTGCGGTCAAATGGACCGAGGACCGCATCGAGCACCTCATCGGCAGCAGCACGCACGCGTGGGACCGCCACTACGAATGCGCGCTGGCGCTGAAACAGGACGGCACCGTCACCGGGATGAAAATGGAACTCATCGACGATCTCGGCGCTTTCTCCGAGTGGCTCGCGATCGGGATGCTCTTAAAGCCGCTGCTCTGCCTCGGGAGCTGCTATCGCATCCCCAACGTCGAATATGCGTGTAAGGGCCTGGTGACGAACAAAACACCGCAAGGACCGCTCAGGGCCTTCGGGCTGCCGCCGCACTTCTGGGTCCTCGAACAACTTCTCGACGTGGCCGCCAAGAAGCTGGGGCTGGAGCGAAACGAAATTCGCCGGCGCAATTTCATCAAGAAAGAAGAGTTTCCGTACGTTTCGCCTTCCGGCAACGTGTATGATAGCGGCGATTACGAAGGCAGCCTCAAGTTGCTGTTGGAAAAATCCGGCTACGATCGACTTCTTAAAGAACAAGAAAAAGCGCGGTCTGAGGGGCGGCTGGTCGGCTTGGGCGTCGTGAGCAGCATCGAACCCGGCTTAACCGGCCCGCCGATGCTGGCCTTGGCCGCGCCGCGCATTTTCAGCCGGACGTCGTCGCCGGAGGGAATTCTCGTCCGCATCGACGGCTTCGGAAAGCTGATCGCAGAGCTCGGTTTCCCGCCGGGAGGGCAGAGCCAACACAGCTTCGTGCGCCAGATTCTGGCGGACTACTTCGGCGTCGAACTGGAAGACGTTCAAGTCATCACCGTGGACAGCCTGAGCATGCAACCGAGCACCGGACCGATCTCCAGCTCGATGGCGATCGCGCTCACCGGCGCCGTGCTCGGCGCCGCGGCGCGCTTAGCCGACAAATTGAAGCGAGTGGCGGCGGTGATGCTGGAAGCGCGCGCGGACGATATCGAGCTTCTCGACGGCCAGTTCCGCGTGCGCGGCGTGCCGGGAAAAACATTGGCGGCGGCGCAGGTCTCGCAGTTCATGATGGCGCGGCCCGATTTGCTGCCGGAAGGAATCGACGGAAATCCCGAGGCGACTTATGTTTGGAACCCGCCGGATCGCACCATTCCCGACGAACGGGGTTTCGGTCGCTATAGTGTCACCGCGGCGGGAGCCCAACATCTCTGCATGGTGGAAGTGGACCGCGCGACGGGGCAGGTCAAAATCCTCAAGTACGTTATGGTCGATGACTGCGGCGTGCGCCTCAATCCCAGCGTCGTGCGCGGCATGCTGATGGGCGGAATGGCGCACGGCGTGGGCGCCGCGCTGCTCGAAGAATACGTCTATGACGAGAACGGGCAGATGCTGACCTCTTCCTATATGGATTATCTCTTGCCGACGATTATGGAGGTGCCGGCGGCCGAGGAGCACGAGATGTGCACGCCGTCGCCGATCGCGCCGCTTGGAGTCAAAGGCGTAGGCGAAGGGGCTCTGCACACGACGCCCGCGGCGGTGTTGTGCGCGGTGAATGACGCGCTGGAACCGCTCGGGATCAGAATCACGGAGGCGCCCATGTCGCCGCTGAGAGTGTGGAAGGCGCTGCAGGGGGCGAGCCGGTAA
- a CDS encoding xanthine dehydrogenase family protein molybdopterin-binding subunit translates to MSKREPRNLSELPLTQPRYLGKDTARIEDAALLTGRAEFGDNLAFPGMLFAAILRSPHAHARIKRIDTSKAQKLQGVVAVVTGEDAKAWSEPVPGFPIGWAGHCLAVDKATFVGDPVAAVAATSRYIAEDALELIEVEYEILKPVTDPRKALDADSPIIWEHHGTNLIYHRLFTFGAVDHAFAEAHVVVKDDFRWTRASGNPIETCNCIVEWRPDQSLNAWGGFQGTGFYVASVARGLRLPAHKIRIKPLPHGGSFGTKIFPHAIIRIALLSRKAGGRHVKWIEDRIEHLVSSYTHGPDRYYSAEMALTRDGEITGFRVKVLDDLGAHAVSVAIGKALKPLSAFTGPYRIRNAQYDLTVVATNKCPQGSYRGWGVPSHNLAMEHCVDLAARKLGLDPVEIRRRNLLRPDQFPYEAPNGARYDSGDYQRTMDMALELAGYPTLREEQARARADGRLVGIGVCTGVELSAVAMSMFTLLGPGAPFGTSMPESARVRIDASGKIIGEVTFPWEGQGQHTFATNLLADYFGVDRDDVEVIAVDSLSAGPGTGPIGSRQAVMLSGAILGAADRIAEKLRKVAGVILEANADDIELINGQLRVKGSPEKALPLQKVITVMLTRSDLLPEGVDGNPEASYTYNPPDRKLPDPEGRASFDLTAANNTHVVMVEVDRETGQVQVLKYVIADDCGVRLNPAIVEGMIQGAVAQGMGQTLLEEHVYDENGQYLTSTFMDYLLPTIWEVPMTERTYTETPSPFSPMGVKGAGESAVLATPAALLSAINDALFPLGVRCTTVPASPLRLWQLIQTAQKP, encoded by the coding sequence ATGAGCAAGAGAGAACCGCGAAATTTAAGCGAGCTGCCGTTAACCCAGCCCCGCTACCTGGGCAAGGACACGGCCCGCATCGAGGACGCCGCGCTCCTCACGGGGAGGGCGGAGTTTGGGGATAATTTGGCGTTTCCCGGCATGCTGTTCGCGGCGATTTTGCGCAGCCCTCATGCCCACGCCCGCATCAAGCGCATCGACACCTCGAAGGCACAAAAGCTCCAAGGCGTCGTCGCGGTCGTTACCGGGGAGGATGCCAAAGCGTGGTCCGAGCCCGTTCCGGGTTTCCCCATCGGCTGGGCGGGCCACTGTCTCGCGGTGGACAAGGCGACGTTTGTCGGCGATCCCGTCGCCGCGGTCGCCGCGACGAGCCGTTATATCGCGGAAGACGCGCTCGAACTGATCGAGGTCGAATACGAAATCCTCAAGCCGGTCACAGATCCGCGCAAAGCGCTCGACGCGGACAGTCCCATCATCTGGGAGCACCACGGCACCAACCTGATTTACCATCGTCTCTTCACCTTCGGCGCCGTCGATCACGCGTTTGCCGAGGCGCACGTCGTGGTCAAGGACGATTTTCGTTGGACGCGGGCCAGCGGGAACCCGATCGAGACGTGCAACTGCATCGTCGAGTGGCGTCCCGATCAGTCGTTGAATGCCTGGGGCGGCTTTCAGGGCACCGGATTTTACGTCGCATCGGTCGCCCGCGGCCTGCGGCTGCCGGCGCACAAAATCCGCATCAAGCCATTGCCTCACGGGGGCTCCTTCGGCACGAAGATTTTTCCCCACGCGATCATCCGGATCGCCTTGCTTTCCCGTAAGGCCGGAGGACGGCACGTGAAGTGGATAGAGGATCGGATCGAGCACCTGGTGAGCAGTTACACGCACGGCCCGGACCGCTATTACTCGGCGGAAATGGCGCTGACGCGCGACGGGGAGATCACGGGATTTCGCGTGAAAGTGCTCGACGATCTGGGCGCCCATGCCGTATCCGTCGCCATCGGCAAGGCCCTGAAGCCTCTGTCGGCGTTTACCGGGCCTTACCGCATACGTAACGCCCAGTACGATCTCACTGTGGTGGCGACCAACAAGTGCCCGCAGGGTTCCTATCGCGGCTGGGGCGTGCCGTCTCACAACTTGGCTATGGAGCATTGCGTCGATCTCGCGGCGCGCAAGCTCGGCCTCGACCCGGTGGAAATTCGGCGGCGCAATTTGCTCCGTCCCGACCAGTTTCCCTACGAGGCCCCTAACGGCGCTAGATACGATAGCGGCGACTACCAACGCACGATGGACATGGCGCTCGAGCTGGCGGGTTATCCAACCTTGCGCGAAGAACAAGCGCGGGCCCGCGCCGACGGACGATTGGTGGGGATCGGCGTCTGCACGGGCGTTGAGCTAAGCGCCGTGGCCATGAGCATGTTTACCTTGCTCGGCCCCGGCGCGCCGTTCGGCACCTCGATGCCCGAGAGCGCCCGCGTGCGGATCGATGCCAGCGGCAAGATCATCGGCGAAGTTACTTTTCCTTGGGAAGGGCAAGGCCAGCATACTTTCGCGACCAACCTGCTGGCCGATTACTTCGGCGTCGACCGCGACGACGTCGAGGTGATCGCGGTGGACAGCCTGTCGGCCGGGCCGGGAACGGGGCCCATCGGGAGTCGCCAAGCCGTCATGCTCTCCGGCGCCATCCTGGGCGCGGCCGACAGGATCGCGGAAAAGCTGCGCAAGGTGGCCGGCGTGATTTTGGAAGCGAACGCGGACGATATCGAGCTCATCAACGGCCAACTGAGAGTCAAGGGCTCTCCCGAGAAAGCTTTGCCGCTTCAGAAAGTGATTACGGTCATGCTCACCCGTTCCGATCTGCTGCCCGAAGGCGTCGACGGCAACCCCGAGGCGAGCTACACCTACAATCCGCCGGACCGCAAGCTGCCGGACCCGGAGGGTCGCGCGAGCTTCGACCTCACGGCCGCGAACAACACCCACGTGGTCATGGTCGAAGTGGATCGAGAGACCGGACAGGTGCAGGTGCTCAAGTATGTCATCGCCGATGACTGCGGCGTCAGATTGAATCCGGCAATCGTCGAAGGTATGATCCAGGGCGCCGTGGCTCAAGGGATGGGCCAAACGCTGCTCGAGGAACACGTCTATGATGAAAACGGCCAGTACCTTACCTCCACGTTCATGGACTACTTGCTGCCGACGATTTGGGAAGTGCCCATGACCGAGAGGACGTACACGGAGACCCCATCCCCGTTTTCTCCCATGGGAGTCAAAGGCGCAGGAGAGAGCGCCGTGCTGGCGACGCCGGCCGCCTTGTTAAGCGCCATCAATGACGCTCTCTTCCCTCTGGGCGTTCGCTGCACCACCGTTCCCGCATCCCCATTACGACTCTGGCAGCTGATCCAAACCGCGCAGAAACCCTAG
- a CDS encoding LLM class flavin-dependent oxidoreductase gives MKVFTFDFVPYGKDLTGRLKYPVGRENFESEVAAKTYENHVEQFQLMEEVGFDGVCLNEHHGSPYSLDNSPNLFLAYVAAKTKRIKLAMAGNLLPLHGHPLRVAEELAMLDNLTRGRIIAGFVRGIPREYLALGIPIREGRPRFEEALDVIIKAWTNDLLNHDGQFYHYKDVDMWPRPYQSPHPPIWVGAIGPEPTRNVAKRPGVTLCSTFQPTAGIKKQLQVFREACAEFGRPCTANDVLLARHVFVAESQKEAEKLCKKHFEYYFQNLLGEINNAAIKRILDMNPEMTFEQVKTPYPFDVTPMEKMRDDGFVLVGTPDRVYQDLLGQYEELGGFGTFMAIVRMGAMPQEMVLNNVRLFGKEVIPRLHAVG, from the coding sequence ATGAAGGTTTTCACGTTTGATTTTGTTCCTTACGGTAAAGATCTGACCGGCCGCTTGAAATATCCCGTCGGCAGGGAAAATTTTGAGTCCGAGGTTGCCGCCAAGACTTACGAGAACCACGTCGAACAGTTCCAACTCATGGAAGAAGTCGGCTTCGACGGTGTCTGTCTGAACGAGCATCACGGCAGCCCGTACAGCCTGGACAACTCGCCCAATCTGTTTTTGGCGTATGTTGCCGCCAAGACGAAACGAATCAAGCTCGCCATGGCCGGCAATCTGCTGCCGCTCCACGGCCATCCGTTGCGCGTGGCCGAGGAACTCGCGATGCTCGATAACCTTACGCGCGGCCGCATCATCGCCGGATTCGTGCGCGGCATTCCGCGCGAGTACCTCGCGCTCGGCATCCCCATAAGAGAGGGCCGGCCGCGCTTTGAAGAAGCCCTCGACGTGATTATCAAGGCCTGGACCAACGACCTGCTCAATCACGACGGCCAGTTCTACCATTACAAAGACGTGGACATGTGGCCGCGGCCTTACCAGAGTCCGCACCCTCCCATCTGGGTGGGCGCCATCGGTCCGGAGCCGACGCGCAACGTGGCCAAACGGCCGGGAGTAACGCTGTGCTCTACTTTCCAGCCGACGGCCGGGATCAAGAAACAGCTCCAGGTGTTCCGCGAGGCGTGCGCCGAGTTCGGCCGTCCGTGCACGGCGAACGACGTCCTGCTCGCGCGCCACGTATTCGTCGCCGAAAGCCAGAAAGAGGCGGAGAAGCTATGTAAGAAGCACTTTGAGTACTATTTCCAAAACCTCCTAGGGGAGATCAATAACGCGGCCATCAAAAGAATACTCGATATGAACCCCGAGATGACCTTTGAACAGGTCAAGACCCCTTATCCTTTCGATGTCACGCCGATGGAAAAAATGCGCGACGACGGCTTCGTGTTGGTCGGAACCCCCGACCGGGTGTACCAAGATTTGCTGGGGCAGTACGAAGAGCTGGGCGGCTTCGGCACCTTCATGGCGATCGTGCGCATGGGCGCGATGCCGCAGGAGATGGTTCTCAATAACGTCCGTCTGTTCGGCAAAGAGGTGATTCCGCGGCTGCATGCGGTAGGTTAA
- a CDS encoding alpha/beta hydrolase, translated as MANVAEKFVQAGDYRTHYWEAGQGETVLMLHSADPGAGGWLEFRENIEPLSRHFKVLAPDIIGFGKTDSPTRDLRHPAYVEHMVQFLDAVGVKKTHLIGNCRGGLISISVAAEHPDRVGRVILIGNAGGGIPPELEQKALAPYANYQATPENLKAHLDRAYFNAEQCAPPDIFNQYLESSARQYGAYAKLGCYPMDVPNLRPLLAKMTVPVLFVTGRENKVLPIEQALVAFGMTPGARFYAISGCGLHAQTEHPKEFNRIALEFLKGELN; from the coding sequence ATGGCTAACGTCGCTGAAAAGTTTGTTCAGGCGGGTGACTATCGCACGCACTATTGGGAAGCGGGACAAGGCGAGACGGTTTTGATGCTCCACTCCGCCGATCCAGGAGCAGGAGGCTGGCTGGAGTTTCGGGAAAATATCGAACCGTTGAGCCGACACTTCAAAGTGCTCGCCCCGGACATCATTGGATTTGGAAAAACCGATTCGCCCACGAGAGACCTAAGACACCCGGCCTATGTGGAACACATGGTGCAATTTCTCGATGCGGTCGGAGTGAAAAAGACGCACTTGATCGGCAACTGCCGCGGCGGTCTGATCAGCATCTCGGTTGCGGCGGAACACCCGGACCGGGTGGGGCGCGTGATCCTCATCGGCAACGCCGGCGGCGGTATTCCACCTGAGTTGGAGCAGAAAGCTCTGGCGCCTTACGCCAATTACCAGGCGACACCGGAGAATCTGAAGGCGCATCTCGACCGGGCCTACTTCAACGCCGAACAATGCGCGCCCCCGGATATCTTCAATCAGTACCTGGAGTCGAGCGCGCGCCAATACGGGGCGTACGCAAAATTGGGCTGCTATCCGATGGATGTGCCGAATCTAAGACCGCTGCTGGCGAAGATGACCGTGCCCGTGCTGTTCGTCACGGGCAGAGAGAACAAGGTGCTGCCGATCGAGCAAGCGCTGGTCGCCTTCGGGATGACGCCGGGCGCCCGGTTTTATGCGATTTCCGGTTGCGGGCTGCACGCTCAGACGGAGCATCCGAAAGAGTTCAACCGCATCGCCCTCGAATTTCTCAAGGGAGAATTGAACTAG
- a CDS encoding xanthine dehydrogenase family protein subunit M, giving the protein MKPAPFSYFRPASLDEALGLLRTHGDEAKALAGGQSLVPLMNFRLARPRFLVDLNRIEGLSEIRVHDRGVTLGAMVRQREVEQSRSIAERLPILSEAVELVGHPAIRNRGTVGGSLVHADPAAELPLLSIALGASFHIQSVREKRSVAASDFYQGYLATAIAPDELLIGVDLPLPPRGVGWCFTEVARRHGDFAIVAAAVLLGCNDDRKVSFARVALGGVGPVPVRIAEAEQIILGRKPGAELYRRAGDAAAQAVDPLTDIHASSGYRRQLAGVLVRRALNVAERRVGGGH; this is encoded by the coding sequence ATGAAGCCGGCACCGTTCAGCTATTTTCGGCCTGCAAGCTTGGATGAGGCGCTGGGTCTGCTGAGAACTCATGGCGACGAGGCTAAGGCTCTGGCGGGCGGGCAGAGTCTCGTGCCGCTCATGAACTTCCGCCTGGCGCGACCCCGCTTTCTCGTCGACCTCAACCGGATCGAAGGGTTGAGCGAAATCCGAGTCCACGATCGCGGAGTGACCCTGGGCGCCATGGTCCGACAGCGCGAAGTCGAGCAGTCGCGATCGATCGCCGAGCGGCTGCCGATCTTATCCGAAGCGGTGGAGCTCGTAGGTCATCCCGCCATTCGCAATCGCGGCACCGTCGGCGGCAGCCTCGTGCACGCCGATCCCGCTGCGGAATTGCCGCTGCTGTCGATCGCATTGGGCGCAAGCTTCCATATCCAAAGCGTTCGGGAAAAGCGGTCGGTCGCCGCGAGCGACTTCTATCAAGGCTACCTGGCGACGGCCATCGCGCCGGATGAGCTGTTGATCGGCGTTGACCTTCCCCTGCCACCCCGAGGTGTCGGATGGTGCTTCACGGAGGTCGCGCGGCGGCACGGAGATTTTGCCATCGTCGCCGCCGCCGTCCTCCTGGGTTGCAACGATGATCGAAAGGTGAGCTTCGCGCGCGTCGCTCTCGGCGGAGTCGGTCCCGTCCCCGTTCGTATAGCCGAGGCCGAACAGATAATTTTGGGCCGGAAACCGGGCGCTGAACTCTATCGTCGGGCGGGCGATGCCGCGGCTCAAGCCGTGGATCCCCTGACCGATATCCACGCCTCTTCCGGCTATCGGCGCCAACTTGCGGGCGTGTTGGTGCGCCGCGCCCTCAACGTCGCCGAGAGGCGGGTTGGAGGCGGGCATTGA
- a CDS encoding (2Fe-2S)-binding protein, with protein sequence MSDQTEKIPIALVVNGRRHLATVEPRRSLVDFLRHDLGLVGTHVGCEHGVCGACTVMLNGRTVRSCLLFAAQADGEEVLTIEGLGTDEALHPLQQAFQRHHALQCGFCTPGMILAALELLRDNPDPTDEEIRAGLGGNLCMCTGYVNIVRAVRAAARGEKVK encoded by the coding sequence TTGTCAGATCAAACTGAAAAAATCCCCATCGCTCTTGTTGTCAACGGCAGACGGCATCTCGCGACGGTCGAGCCGCGTCGCTCGCTTGTGGATTTTTTGCGCCATGATCTCGGATTGGTCGGAACGCACGTCGGCTGCGAGCACGGCGTGTGCGGCGCTTGCACCGTGATGCTCAACGGCCGCACGGTGCGTTCCTGTTTGCTCTTTGCCGCCCAGGCCGACGGCGAAGAAGTTCTCACGATTGAAGGGCTCGGAACGGATGAGGCGCTTCATCCGCTGCAGCAGGCGTTTCAGCGGCACCACGCGCTCCAGTGCGGCTTTTGCACTCCCGGAATGATCCTGGCGGCGCTCGAGCTTCTGCGCGACAACCCGGATCCGACGGACGAGGAAATACGCGCCGGCCTCGGCGGCAATCTCTGCATGTGCACGGGCTACGTCAATATCGTGCGCGCCGTGCGCGCCGCGGCGCGGGGCGAAAAGGTCAAATGA
- a CDS encoding xanthine dehydrogenase family protein molybdopterin-binding subunit, whose translation METKWVGRPLERVEDRALLTQGGHFIDDLALPGLAHAAYVRSPHARALIRHIDVRRALAHPGVYAVITGEEVAQLTRPQRGRVPLPNSPKVYALAYQQARYVGEPVVGIAAVDRASAEDAADLVQVEYDPLPPVVDPEEALKPGAPLVFEEVGSNVLWHNTFPYGDVEGAFAQADVVVKERVAIHRYCSTPLETFGVMARYEAATQTFTIWGHTQQPGQDLHVLAASFGISPGNIRLIVPPMGGSFGNKVRPLFIIAAALLARKAGRPVKWIEDRRENLLALGHSADGIMDMTAAVKSDGTVLAVKFRNVENEGAGIDFAGRHNLLMLSNIVNCYRFRAVSYEGYSVVTNRCPVVANRGIGKPFMCFAVERMMDAVARSLKLDRTEIRFRNFIQPDEFPYDTPSGQTYDSGDYPEMLRKALAVADYEGLRREQAKGRESGRLLGIGIATAVEPGGSNLSYGMLISGPAQLLSGQGEAARVRLETDGTASVFTGGLDSGQGHATALAQIVADELGLDASQIRVSTTFDTASHPYVLTSGVYSNKFHGHDTVAAIGAARKVREKLLKRAAVQLEASVEDLELGEGRIWVRGAPQKGLTVAQVASRAYWSLADEQPDGEPGLEALHYYSNPLAKRPDEKNRVRVQLGFASAAHVAVVEVDPETFEIKVLRYFVVHDCGRQINPAIVEGQVHGAAAHGIAAALLEEFTYDENGQLLTTSFMDYLKPTAADLPDIEGERMETPSPLTLLGTKGVGEGGAVVAPAAVASAVEDALAPLGIHIAQLPITPNRLWEVVSKQQTRYGRAEP comes from the coding sequence ATGGAAACCAAATGGGTCGGGCGACCCCTGGAGCGCGTAGAGGACCGCGCGCTCCTGACCCAAGGGGGTCATTTCATCGATGATCTTGCGCTGCCCGGTCTCGCCCACGCGGCCTACGTCAGGAGTCCTCACGCCCGCGCCCTGATCCGTCACATCGACGTTCGCCGCGCGCTCGCGCATCCGGGAGTCTACGCGGTTATCACCGGCGAAGAGGTGGCCCAGCTCACACGGCCCCAGCGGGGCCGGGTGCCGCTTCCCAACTCCCCCAAGGTTTATGCTTTGGCCTATCAGCAGGCGCGCTACGTCGGCGAGCCCGTCGTGGGCATCGCGGCGGTCGACCGGGCCAGCGCGGAGGATGCGGCCGATCTCGTGCAGGTTGAATACGATCCTTTGCCTCCGGTTGTGGACCCCGAAGAGGCTCTCAAACCTGGCGCTCCTTTAGTATTCGAAGAGGTCGGTTCCAACGTTCTCTGGCACAACACGTTTCCTTACGGCGACGTCGAAGGCGCGTTCGCGCAAGCGGACGTTGTGGTCAAAGAGCGCGTCGCGATTCACCGGTATTGCTCCACGCCGCTGGAAACGTTCGGCGTCATGGCGCGCTACGAAGCTGCGACGCAAACGTTCACCATCTGGGGCCATACGCAGCAGCCCGGCCAGGACCTCCATGTGCTCGCGGCCTCGTTCGGTATCTCGCCGGGTAATATTCGTCTGATCGTTCCGCCAATGGGCGGTTCGTTCGGCAATAAGGTGCGGCCGCTGTTTATCATTGCCGCCGCGCTGCTCGCGCGCAAGGCGGGCAGGCCGGTAAAGTGGATCGAAGATCGGCGCGAGAATCTTTTGGCGCTCGGCCATTCCGCGGACGGCATCATGGACATGACTGCGGCGGTCAAGTCCGACGGGACCGTCCTGGCCGTAAAATTTCGCAACGTTGAAAACGAGGGCGCCGGCATAGACTTCGCCGGACGGCATAACCTGCTCATGCTGAGCAACATCGTGAACTGTTACCGTTTCCGCGCGGTTTCTTACGAAGGCTATTCGGTTGTCACCAACCGCTGTCCGGTGGTCGCGAATCGCGGCATCGGCAAGCCCTTCATGTGTTTTGCCGTGGAAAGAATGATGGACGCCGTGGCGCGGTCGCTGAAGCTCGACCGAACCGAAATCCGCTTTCGGAATTTCATCCAACCGGATGAATTTCCGTATGACACTCCCTCAGGCCAGACCTATGACAGCGGCGATTATCCGGAGATGTTGAGGAAGGCGCTCGCCGTTGCGGATTACGAGGGGCTGCGGCGCGAGCAAGCCAAGGGCAGGGAGAGCGGTCGCCTGCTCGGAATCGGCATCGCCACGGCCGTTGAGCCCGGCGGCTCGAACTTAAGCTACGGAATGCTGATCTCAGGTCCCGCCCAGCTTCTTAGCGGTCAGGGCGAGGCGGCGCGCGTGCGCTTGGAAACCGACGGCACGGCTTCGGTTTTCACCGGCGGTCTCGACTCCGGCCAGGGCCATGCCACCGCGCTCGCGCAGATTGTCGCCGACGAGCTGGGCTTGGACGCAAGCCAGATCCGCGTATCGACGACGTTCGACACCGCGAGTCATCCCTATGTTTTGACTTCGGGAGTTTACTCCAACAAGTTCCATGGCCACGACACCGTCGCGGCGATCGGCGCCGCGCGCAAGGTGCGGGAAAAACTCTTAAAGCGCGCCGCCGTCCAACTCGAGGCCAGCGTCGAGGACCTGGAGCTCGGCGAGGGCCGTATTTGGGTCCGCGGCGCGCCGCAGAAGGGGCTGACCGTCGCCCAAGTGGCGAGCCGGGCTTACTGGAGCCTTGCGGACGAGCAGCCGGACGGAGAGCCCGGCCTCGAGGCCCTCCACTACTACAGCAACCCGCTGGCGAAGCGCCCGGATGAAAAGAACAGAGTCCGGGTGCAGCTCGGTTTTGCCAGCGCCGCTCACGTGGCGGTCGTAGAGGTAGATCCGGAAACGTTCGAGATCAAAGTGCTGCGCTACTTTGTCGTTCATGACTGCGGGCGCCAGATCAATCCGGCGATCGTCGAGGGGCAGGTCCATGGCGCCGCCGCCCACGGCATAGCTGCCGCGCTCCTGGAAGAATTTACCTACGACGAAAACGGCCAACTGCTCACGACCAGCTTTATGGATTATCTCAAGCCTACGGCGGCGGACCTGCCCGATATCGAAGGCGAGCGAATGGAAACGCCATCGCCTCTGACTCTGCTCGGAACGAAAGGAGTCGGCGAAGGAGGAGCGGTCGTGGCGCCGGCGGCGGTTGCCAGCGCCGTCGAAGATGCGCTGGCGCCGTTGGGAATTCACATCGCTCAGCTGCCGATTACCCCAAATCGATTGTGGGAGGTTGTCTCGAAACAACAAACGCGTTATGGACGTGCAGAACCGTGA